The Gammaproteobacteria bacterium genome segment CGCGGCGATATTGTGACTTTCTCGTCGCCGGCCGATGGAACGCGGCTTATCAAGCGTGTCATTGCCTTGCCGGGAGACAGCGTTGCGCTGCGCGATAAGCAGCTATTCATTAACGGCCAACAAGCGCAGTACCTTAAGGAAGAAGAAATCGTCGAAGCGCTTGGTGATGGCGTACAGGCACCTGGACTTCGTGTCAAAGAAAACATCGGCAATGAGCAGCGCGACATACAGTGGCTGACAGCGGCGACACGGGCCGCTAGCTTCGGTCCGATCGTTGTGCCGGCGGATCATTTTCTAATGTTGGGTGACAACCGAGACAACAGCGCCGATTCGCGCTATTTCGGTTTTGTCCCGCGTCGCCTGCTCATCGGCAGGGCCGAACGGATTCTGGTATCCGCGGCGATAAAAGATAATTGGCAGCTCCGATTCGATCGTTTCGGTAGGACACTGCGCTGAAAGGAATTCTGACGGTTACAAATATTGATAGAGAAAGAGCCATGACGATGAAGTTCGGTTACACGATTGTTTATGTCGACTCGGTGGAAGACACACTCGATTTTTACCGGCGTGCCTTCGGTTTCGCGACACGCTTTCTTGACGATTCCAAACGCTACGGCGAGCTGGCGACTGGCGACACGGTGCTCGCTTTCGCATCGCACGAGATGGGGGAACTGAATCTCGGCGGTAAATACCAGAAGTGTGAACCGAGCAATCCGCCTTTCGGCGTCGAGCTGGCATTTGTTGCCGACGATGTAACAGCGGCTTATACGAAAGCGGTTGCCGCCGGTGCCGTACCCATCAAAGCACCGAGTCAGAAACCGTGGGGTCAGATCGTTGCCTACGTTCGCGCGAAAGAGGGCTCGTTGATCGAGCTGTGTTCGCCGATCGGTTGATGCTTAGCGATTACCGGTTGCCGCCCGCGCTGCCGCGACGGCGGCGGCGAGATTGGGTTGACCTGAGCGAGCGACACGTTCGGCGAGACCGCGGACGATGTTTTGTATGACAACCGGTCCGTCGTAGATGAACGCCGTATAGATCTGTAAGAGATCGGCGCCAGCCAGCAACTTCTCCCACGCGTCATCAGCATTCTCAATGCCGCCAACGCCGATAATAGGCACGCGTCCGCGTAATTGCCGATAGAGTTTATTGATGATGGCGGTGGATAGCCGCTTGAGTGGATGGCCGCTCAAGCCGCCGGTCTCGGTGGCGAGCAATACGTGATTGAGTTGGGGACGCGCCAGCGTGGTGTTGGTAGCGATTACGGCGTCGAATTTCTCCGCCATTACGGTTTGCGCGATCCATTCAACTTGTTCGTCGCTCAAGTCGGGCGCAATCTTCAGTGCCAACGGCACATACAATCCATGCGCGCGCGTCAATGCCGCCTGCTCGATTTTTAGCGCTTGCAGCAGCCCCGCTAAATCTTGATTTTGTAATGCGCGTAGGCCCGGCGTATTCGGCGACGATATGTTTACGGTGATGTAGGCGGCGTGGATATATACCGCACGAAGTGCATATAAGTAGTCGTCGATCGCACGCTCGTTCGGCGTGTCCTTGTTCTTGCCGATGTTGATGCCCAGTAGGCACGGCTTCGGTCGGCGCATCAGTCGTTCGACGAAGGCGCCGACGCCGTCGTTGTTAAACCCCATGCGGTTGATAATCGCCCGCTGTGCTGGGAGGCGGAACAGCCGCTGTTTCGGATTCCCGGCTTGCGGTTGCGGTGTGACGGTGCCGAGCTCGAGCCAACCGAAACCGAGATCGGCGAGCATGGATACGTAGCGCGCGTCCTTGTCGAGACCGGCGGCCAAGCCGACCGGATTCGGAAAATGCAGTCCCATCAGCTCGACCGGTAACGCCGGCGTGCGGCCGGCGAACTGCGACCGCAGGCAAGCGGCAACGCCGGGAACATAGTAGCCGGCACGCAATAAGCCGAAGGCGACGTGGTGGCTACGCTCGGGGTCGAGCCGGAACAGTAGGGGCCGAATCAGCTGATACAAGGACAAGTCCGCGTGGTTTTTGTGGCGCGGATTGTAACCCGCCGTTACAAAAAGCTTCGACTTCGCATCAGTTTTCGCCGCGTCGGCCGTCTGTTACGGTAATCAAGCAACAACAATCGGCCCCACCCGGGGACAAGGAGGAGCAATGGCGGAAACGATTCAGAAAAAGGAATATTTTGCGATCAGTGTCGCCAATCGGCGCGGCGAGGCGGCACGTTTGTTGGCAGAGTTGGCACAGGCCGGCGTTAATTTGTTGGCCTTCACCGGCTTTCCGAGCGCCCGAGGTAAGGCGCAGCTCGATTTCGTGCCGGAAAACGTCGCAGTATTTCGGGCAGCCGCCGAGCGCGTGGGGATCAAGCTGCGCGCGTCGAAGACGGTGTTTTTGATCCAAGGCGACGATCAATCGGGTGCTGTCGGCTCGGTCATGCAGCGGTTAGCCGACGCCAAGATCAATGTTACAGCGATCGATGCGGCGAGTGCCGGTAACCGCAGTTACAGCGGTATGTTGTGGGTCAAACCCAAGGATGTCGATAAGGCGGCGTCGGTCTTGGGCGCGCGCTAAATTTCGCCATCATCTCGCTTCGACCCCCGCAAAAAGCAGGGGAGGGATGGTTGCGCTCAGGGCAATTGCATTTGACTCCCTACGCACCAACATAACCCGACGTTGCTGTTCATCCCCGGTTTAATCACGAAGGAAAAACCGAGAGGCAGACGACGAGCGCAGTCGCGCATTTGTCGGAATTGTGGGCGCGCTTATCGCGCACTTTTCCAGGCAGGGCTGTTAAATTCTCGTAGCATGATCGTTTTCAGTGGCATCCAGACTAATCGTGCGCATGGCGCACGCTACAGAGGTTGCTTGGGCATTAGAGGTAAATCAGGGAATCAATAGAATTTAACAACCCTGCTTTTCCCGGTAAGCAGGGTTGCCTCGGCAGAATCTTTTCTGATAGAAACGCTCCACTGGTTGCACATCCAGAAAAAAACATAGGGAGCGTGTGCGTGCAAGGTTCTTTCGTTTCGCCTTTTTCCAGCTCGATCTATCTGCATCAAGAAGCGATATTTAATCGCGTCTCGTATTCACGCGTCATCGTTCGCAGCATTTTTACCAAATGCGCGCGCTGTATCGCGGCGGAGTTTTCCTTTCGTCAACCACAAGCCTAATCCCACCTAAAAAAAGGGAGTCGTATC includes the following:
- a CDS encoding quinone-dependent dihydroorotate dehydrogenase, with protein sequence MSLYQLIRPLLFRLDPERSHHVAFGLLRAGYYVPGVAACLRSQFAGRTPALPVELMGLHFPNPVGLAAGLDKDARYVSMLADLGFGWLELGTVTPQPQAGNPKQRLFRLPAQRAIINRMGFNNDGVGAFVERLMRRPKPCLLGINIGKNKDTPNERAIDDYLYALRAVYIHAAYITVNISSPNTPGLRALQNQDLAGLLQALKIEQAALTRAHGLYVPLALKIAPDLSDEQVEWIAQTVMAEKFDAVIATNTTLARPQLNHVLLATETGGLSGHPLKRLSTAIINKLYRQLRGRVPIIGVGGIENADDAWEKLLAGADLLQIYTAFIYDGPVVIQNIVRGLAERVARSGQPNLAAAVAAARAATGNR
- a CDS encoding VOC family protein: MKFGYTIVYVDSVEDTLDFYRRAFGFATRFLDDSKRYGELATGDTVLAFASHEMGELNLGGKYQKCEPSNPPFGVELAFVADDVTAAYTKAVAAGAVPIKAPSQKPWGQIVAYVRAKEGSLIELCSPIG
- the lepB gene encoding signal peptidase I, encoding MKNWIRNQRGLLAFLLLFGLFRTAVADWNAIPSGSMHPNLLEGDVVFVNRLAYQLKLPLTDIIVMPLGEPKRGDIVTFSSPADGTRLIKRVIALPGDSVALRDKQLFINGQQAQYLKEEEIVEALGDGVQAPGLRVKENIGNEQRDIQWLTAATRAASFGPIVVPADHFLMLGDNRDNSADSRYFGFVPRRLLIGRAERILVSAAIKDNWQLRFDRFGRTLR